From Camelus bactrianus isolate YW-2024 breed Bactrian camel chromosome 16, ASM4877302v1, whole genome shotgun sequence, the proteins below share one genomic window:
- the CD300LG gene encoding CMRF35-like molecule 9 isoform X6, giving the protein MQPLVLLFWGGLVLPGCTALVGPKEIRGFEGDTVSLQCTYGEELKMNKKYWCKEAGLLISRCSGTIFSGEYGQDGRVSVHDSPQELKFKVTLRNLTLKDTGKYWCGVQRVGFDKSFLVSLSVFPGTSSYPTTSLYARTSAHPANYPPAGTSRPATQLDSTSAEEASFVPSSSSSEPRVSIPMIRILAPVLVLLALLLATGLAALGSYVLRRRREAQRDTETQKKEKIHLSHQEAAAVVSGSSMRPKVMDEVRKGLRDGQRDCHSHRQSPPPGSASWGSQKGGWGSHPPSQIAPEEFCSDSYLVPVRRASCVTSAAGEHLGLEVLCDQLRRAYWAPCQPRALCQPQHGDPVPEPDFRERWSLFAGPRGSHEPGTSPPQVWGRAGLLKDHLSVAAEHPP; this is encoded by the exons ATGCAGCCACTGGTCCTGCTGTTCTGGGGCGGCCTCGTGCTCCCAG GTTGCACAGCCCTGGTGGGCCCGAAGGAGATCAGAGGGTTCGAAGGTGACACTGTGTCCCTGCAGTGCACCTACGGGGAAGAGCTGAAGATGAACAAGAAATACTGGTGCAAGGAGGCTGGGTTACTGATCTCCCGCTGCTCTGGGACTATCTTCTCGGGAGAATATGGCCAAGATGGCAGGGTGTCCGTCCACGACAGCCCCCAGGAACTCAAGTTCAAGGTGACCCTGAGGAACCTCACCCTGAAGGACACGGGGAAGTACTGGTGTGGGGTCCAAAGAGTGGGCTTTGATAAGTCTTTCTTGGTCTCTCTGTCCGTCTTTCCAG GGACCTCTTCTTACCCAACAACCTCTCTGTATGCAAGGACCTCTGCTCACCCAGCAAACTATCCTCCTGCAGGGACCTCCCGCCCAGCTACCCAGCTGGACTCCACCTCAGCAGAGGAAGCCAGTTTTgtccccagcagcagcagctccgaGCCCAG GGTGTCCATCCCGATGATCCGCATCCTGGCCCCTGTCCTGGTGCTGCTGGCCCTGCTGCTGGCCACAGGCCTGGCTGCCCTCGGCAGCTACGTGCTCCGGCGGAGGAGGGAAG CTCAACGGGATACGGAGACACAGAAGAAGGAGAAGATCCACCTCTCCCACCAG GAAGCAGCTGCTGTTGTCTCAGGAAGCTCAATGAGACCAAAGGTGATGGACGAAGTAAGGAAGGGTCTGAGAGATGGACAGAGGGACTGCCACAGCCACCGCCAGAgccctcctcctggctctgcATCCTGGGGCTCACAGAAGGGGGGCTGGG GCTCTCATCCCCCCAGCCAGATTGCACCCGAGGAATTCTGTTCTGACTCTTACCTTGTTCCAGTAAGAAgagccagctgtgtgacttctg CCGCTGGGGAGCATCTGGGCCTCGAAGTCCTCTGTGATCAACTGCGCAGGGCTTACTGGGCCCCCTGCCAGCCCCGAGCCCTCTGCCAGCCCCAACACGGAGATCCGGTGCCTGAGCCAG ACTTCAGAGAAAGATGGAGCCTCTTTGCAGGACCCCGAGGGAGCCATGAGCCCGGGACCTCCCCTCCCCAAGTCTGGGGAAGAGCTGGACTTCTCAAAGATCATCTCAGTGTAGCTGCAGAACACCCTCCGTGA
- the CD300LG gene encoding CMRF35-like molecule 9 isoform X8 yields MQPLVLLFWGGLVLPGCTALVGPKEIRGFEGDTVSLQCTYGEELKMNKKYWCKEAGLLISRCSGTIFSGEYGQDGRVSVHDSPQELKFKVTLRNLTLKDTGKYWCGVQRVGFDKSFLVSLSVFPGTSRPATQLDSTSAEEASFVPSSSSSEPRVSIPMIRILAPVLVLLALLLATGLAALGSYVLRRRREAQRDTETQKKEKIHLSHQEAAAVVSGSSMRPKVMDEVRKGLRDGQRDCHSHRQSPPPGSASWGSQKGGWGSHPPSQIAPEEFCSDSYLVPVRRASCVTSAAGEHLGLEVLCDQLRRAYWAPCQPRALCQPQHGDPVPEPDFRERWSLFAGPRGSHEPGTSPPQVWGRAGLLKDHLSVAAEHPP; encoded by the exons ATGCAGCCACTGGTCCTGCTGTTCTGGGGCGGCCTCGTGCTCCCAG GTTGCACAGCCCTGGTGGGCCCGAAGGAGATCAGAGGGTTCGAAGGTGACACTGTGTCCCTGCAGTGCACCTACGGGGAAGAGCTGAAGATGAACAAGAAATACTGGTGCAAGGAGGCTGGGTTACTGATCTCCCGCTGCTCTGGGACTATCTTCTCGGGAGAATATGGCCAAGATGGCAGGGTGTCCGTCCACGACAGCCCCCAGGAACTCAAGTTCAAGGTGACCCTGAGGAACCTCACCCTGAAGGACACGGGGAAGTACTGGTGTGGGGTCCAAAGAGTGGGCTTTGATAAGTCTTTCTTGGTCTCTCTGTCCGTCTTTCCAG GGACCTCCCGCCCAGCTACCCAGCTGGACTCCACCTCAGCAGAGGAAGCCAGTTTTgtccccagcagcagcagctccgaGCCCAG GGTGTCCATCCCGATGATCCGCATCCTGGCCCCTGTCCTGGTGCTGCTGGCCCTGCTGCTGGCCACAGGCCTGGCTGCCCTCGGCAGCTACGTGCTCCGGCGGAGGAGGGAAG CTCAACGGGATACGGAGACACAGAAGAAGGAGAAGATCCACCTCTCCCACCAG GAAGCAGCTGCTGTTGTCTCAGGAAGCTCAATGAGACCAAAGGTGATGGACGAAGTAAGGAAGGGTCTGAGAGATGGACAGAGGGACTGCCACAGCCACCGCCAGAgccctcctcctggctctgcATCCTGGGGCTCACAGAAGGGGGGCTGGG GCTCTCATCCCCCCAGCCAGATTGCACCCGAGGAATTCTGTTCTGACTCTTACCTTGTTCCAGTAAGAAgagccagctgtgtgacttctg CCGCTGGGGAGCATCTGGGCCTCGAAGTCCTCTGTGATCAACTGCGCAGGGCTTACTGGGCCCCCTGCCAGCCCCGAGCCCTCTGCCAGCCCCAACACGGAGATCCGGTGCCTGAGCCAG ACTTCAGAGAAAGATGGAGCCTCTTTGCAGGACCCCGAGGGAGCCATGAGCCCGGGACCTCCCCTCCCCAAGTCTGGGGAAGAGCTGGACTTCTCAAAGATCATCTCAGTGTAGCTGCAGAACACCCTCCGTGA
- the CD300LG gene encoding CMRF35-like molecule 9 isoform X3, with amino-acid sequence MQPLVLLFWGGLVLPGCTALVGPKEIRGFEGDTVSLQCTYGEELKMNKKYWCKEAGLLISRCSGTIFSGEYGQDGRVSVHDSPQELKFKVTLRNLTLKDTGKYWCGVQRVGFDKSFLVSLSVFPGTSSHPTTSLYARTSHHPTTSPYAGTSSHPTTSLYARTSHHPTTSPYAGTSSYPTTSLYARTSAHPANYPPAGTSRPATQLDSTSAEEASFVPSSSSSEPRVSIPMIRILAPVLVLLALLLATGLAALGSYVLRRRREAQRDTETQKKEKIHLSHQEAAAVVSGSSMRPKVMDEVRKGLRDGQRDCHSHRQSPPPGSASWGSQKGGWGSHPPSQIAPEEFCSDSYLVPVRRASCVTSAAGEHLGLEVLCDQLRRAYWAPCQPRALCQPQHGDPVPEPDFRERWSLFAGPRGSHEPGTSPPQVWGRAGLLKDHLSVAAEHPP; translated from the exons ATGCAGCCACTGGTCCTGCTGTTCTGGGGCGGCCTCGTGCTCCCAG GTTGCACAGCCCTGGTGGGCCCGAAGGAGATCAGAGGGTTCGAAGGTGACACTGTGTCCCTGCAGTGCACCTACGGGGAAGAGCTGAAGATGAACAAGAAATACTGGTGCAAGGAGGCTGGGTTACTGATCTCCCGCTGCTCTGGGACTATCTTCTCGGGAGAATATGGCCAAGATGGCAGGGTGTCCGTCCACGACAGCCCCCAGGAACTCAAGTTCAAGGTGACCCTGAGGAACCTCACCCTGAAGGACACGGGGAAGTACTGGTGTGGGGTCCAAAGAGTGGGCTTTGATAAGTCTTTCTTGGTCTCTCTGTCCGTCTTTCCAG GGACCTCTTCTCACCCAACAACCTCTCTGTATGCAAGGACCTCTCATCACCCAACAACCTCTCCGTATGCAGGGACCTCTTCTCACCCAACAACCTCTCTGTATGCAAGGACCTCTCATCACCCAACAACCTCTCCGTATGCAGGGACCTCTTCTTACCCAACAACCTCTCTGTATGCAAGGACCTCTGCTCACCCAGCAAACTATCCTCCTGCAGGGACCTCCCGCCCAGCTACCCAGCTGGACTCCACCTCAGCAGAGGAAGCCAGTTTTgtccccagcagcagcagctccgaGCCCAG GGTGTCCATCCCGATGATCCGCATCCTGGCCCCTGTCCTGGTGCTGCTGGCCCTGCTGCTGGCCACAGGCCTGGCTGCCCTCGGCAGCTACGTGCTCCGGCGGAGGAGGGAAG CTCAACGGGATACGGAGACACAGAAGAAGGAGAAGATCCACCTCTCCCACCAG GAAGCAGCTGCTGTTGTCTCAGGAAGCTCAATGAGACCAAAGGTGATGGACGAAGTAAGGAAGGGTCTGAGAGATGGACAGAGGGACTGCCACAGCCACCGCCAGAgccctcctcctggctctgcATCCTGGGGCTCACAGAAGGGGGGCTGGG GCTCTCATCCCCCCAGCCAGATTGCACCCGAGGAATTCTGTTCTGACTCTTACCTTGTTCCAGTAAGAAgagccagctgtgtgacttctg CCGCTGGGGAGCATCTGGGCCTCGAAGTCCTCTGTGATCAACTGCGCAGGGCTTACTGGGCCCCCTGCCAGCCCCGAGCCCTCTGCCAGCCCCAACACGGAGATCCGGTGCCTGAGCCAG ACTTCAGAGAAAGATGGAGCCTCTTTGCAGGACCCCGAGGGAGCCATGAGCCCGGGACCTCCCCTCCCCAAGTCTGGGGAAGAGCTGGACTTCTCAAAGATCATCTCAGTGTAGCTGCAGAACACCCTCCGTGA
- the CD300LG gene encoding CMRF35-like molecule 9 isoform X1, protein MQPLVLLFWGGLVLPGCTALVGPKEIRGFEGDTVSLQCTYGEELKMNKKYWCKEAGLLISRCSGTIFSGEYGQDGRVSVHDSPQELKFKVTLRNLTLKDTGKYWCGVQRVGFDKSFLVSLSVFPASSGLHLTVTTAKQGKTGTKASPFPGTSLYKHTAASPYTGTSLYAKTSHHPTTSPYSGTSSHPTTSLYARTSHHPTTSPYAGTSSHPTTSLYARTSHHPTTSPYAGTSSYPTTSLYARTSAHPANYPPAGTSRPATQLDSTSAEEASFVPSSSSSEPRVSIPMIRILAPVLVLLALLLATGLAALGSYVLRRRREAQRDTETQKKEKIHLSHQEAAAVVSGSSMRPKVMDEVRKGLRDGQRDCHSHRQSPPPGSASWGSQKGGWGSHPPSQIAPEEFCSDSYLVPVRRASCVTSAAGEHLGLEVLCDQLRRAYWAPCQPRALCQPQHGDPVPEPDFRERWSLFAGPRGSHEPGTSPPQVWGRAGLLKDHLSVAAEHPP, encoded by the exons ATGCAGCCACTGGTCCTGCTGTTCTGGGGCGGCCTCGTGCTCCCAG GTTGCACAGCCCTGGTGGGCCCGAAGGAGATCAGAGGGTTCGAAGGTGACACTGTGTCCCTGCAGTGCACCTACGGGGAAGAGCTGAAGATGAACAAGAAATACTGGTGCAAGGAGGCTGGGTTACTGATCTCCCGCTGCTCTGGGACTATCTTCTCGGGAGAATATGGCCAAGATGGCAGGGTGTCCGTCCACGACAGCCCCCAGGAACTCAAGTTCAAGGTGACCCTGAGGAACCTCACCCTGAAGGACACGGGGAAGTACTGGTGTGGGGTCCAAAGAGTGGGCTTTGATAAGTCTTTCTTGGTCTCTCTGTCCGTCTTTCCAG CTTCTTCTGGTCTCCACCTGACAGTCACCACAGCCAAGCAGGGGAAGACAGGGACCAAGGCATCTCCGTTCCCAGGGACCTCCCTGTACAAGCACACAGCAGCCTCTCCGTACACAGGGACCTCTCTGTATGCAAAGACCTCTCATCACCCAACAACCTCTCCGTATTCAGGGACCTCTTCTCACCCAACAACCTCTCTGTATGCAAGGACCTCTCATCACCCAACAACCTCTCCGTATGCAGGGACCTCTTCTCACCCAACAACCTCTCTGTATGCAAGGACCTCTCATCACCCAACAACCTCTCCGTATGCAGGGACCTCTTCTTACCCAACAACCTCTCTGTATGCAAGGACCTCTGCTCACCCAGCAAACTATCCTCCTGCAGGGACCTCCCGCCCAGCTACCCAGCTGGACTCCACCTCAGCAGAGGAAGCCAGTTTTgtccccagcagcagcagctccgaGCCCAG GGTGTCCATCCCGATGATCCGCATCCTGGCCCCTGTCCTGGTGCTGCTGGCCCTGCTGCTGGCCACAGGCCTGGCTGCCCTCGGCAGCTACGTGCTCCGGCGGAGGAGGGAAG CTCAACGGGATACGGAGACACAGAAGAAGGAGAAGATCCACCTCTCCCACCAG GAAGCAGCTGCTGTTGTCTCAGGAAGCTCAATGAGACCAAAGGTGATGGACGAAGTAAGGAAGGGTCTGAGAGATGGACAGAGGGACTGCCACAGCCACCGCCAGAgccctcctcctggctctgcATCCTGGGGCTCACAGAAGGGGGGCTGGG GCTCTCATCCCCCCAGCCAGATTGCACCCGAGGAATTCTGTTCTGACTCTTACCTTGTTCCAGTAAGAAgagccagctgtgtgacttctg CCGCTGGGGAGCATCTGGGCCTCGAAGTCCTCTGTGATCAACTGCGCAGGGCTTACTGGGCCCCCTGCCAGCCCCGAGCCCTCTGCCAGCCCCAACACGGAGATCCGGTGCCTGAGCCAG ACTTCAGAGAAAGATGGAGCCTCTTTGCAGGACCCCGAGGGAGCCATGAGCCCGGGACCTCCCCTCCCCAAGTCTGGGGAAGAGCTGGACTTCTCAAAGATCATCTCAGTGTAGCTGCAGAACACCCTCCGTGA
- the CD300LG gene encoding CMRF35-like molecule 9 isoform X2 produces MQPLVLLFWGGLVLPGCTALVGPKEIRGFEGDTVSLQCTYGEELKMNKKYWCKEAGLLISRCSGTIFSGEYGQDGRVSVHDSPQELKFKVTLRNLTLKDTGKYWCGVQRVGFDKSFLVSLSVFPASSGLHLTVTTAKQGKTGTKASPFPGTSLYKHTAASPYTGTSLYAKTSHHPTTSPYSGTSSHPTTSLYARTSHHPTTSPYAGTSSHPTTSLYARTSHHPTTSPYAGTSSYPTTSLYARTSAHPANYPPAGTSRPATQLDSTSAEEASFVPSSSSSEPRVSIPMIRILAPVLVLLALLLATGLAALGSYVLRRRREAQRDTETQKKEKIHLSHQEAAAVVSGSSMRPKVMDEVRKGLRDGQRDCHSHRQSPPPGSASWGSQKGGWAAGEHLGLEVLCDQLRRAYWAPCQPRALCQPQHGDPVPEPDFRERWSLFAGPRGSHEPGTSPPQVWGRAGLLKDHLSVAAEHPP; encoded by the exons ATGCAGCCACTGGTCCTGCTGTTCTGGGGCGGCCTCGTGCTCCCAG GTTGCACAGCCCTGGTGGGCCCGAAGGAGATCAGAGGGTTCGAAGGTGACACTGTGTCCCTGCAGTGCACCTACGGGGAAGAGCTGAAGATGAACAAGAAATACTGGTGCAAGGAGGCTGGGTTACTGATCTCCCGCTGCTCTGGGACTATCTTCTCGGGAGAATATGGCCAAGATGGCAGGGTGTCCGTCCACGACAGCCCCCAGGAACTCAAGTTCAAGGTGACCCTGAGGAACCTCACCCTGAAGGACACGGGGAAGTACTGGTGTGGGGTCCAAAGAGTGGGCTTTGATAAGTCTTTCTTGGTCTCTCTGTCCGTCTTTCCAG CTTCTTCTGGTCTCCACCTGACAGTCACCACAGCCAAGCAGGGGAAGACAGGGACCAAGGCATCTCCGTTCCCAGGGACCTCCCTGTACAAGCACACAGCAGCCTCTCCGTACACAGGGACCTCTCTGTATGCAAAGACCTCTCATCACCCAACAACCTCTCCGTATTCAGGGACCTCTTCTCACCCAACAACCTCTCTGTATGCAAGGACCTCTCATCACCCAACAACCTCTCCGTATGCAGGGACCTCTTCTCACCCAACAACCTCTCTGTATGCAAGGACCTCTCATCACCCAACAACCTCTCCGTATGCAGGGACCTCTTCTTACCCAACAACCTCTCTGTATGCAAGGACCTCTGCTCACCCAGCAAACTATCCTCCTGCAGGGACCTCCCGCCCAGCTACCCAGCTGGACTCCACCTCAGCAGAGGAAGCCAGTTTTgtccccagcagcagcagctccgaGCCCAG GGTGTCCATCCCGATGATCCGCATCCTGGCCCCTGTCCTGGTGCTGCTGGCCCTGCTGCTGGCCACAGGCCTGGCTGCCCTCGGCAGCTACGTGCTCCGGCGGAGGAGGGAAG CTCAACGGGATACGGAGACACAGAAGAAGGAGAAGATCCACCTCTCCCACCAG GAAGCAGCTGCTGTTGTCTCAGGAAGCTCAATGAGACCAAAGGTGATGGACGAAGTAAGGAAGGGTCTGAGAGATGGACAGAGGGACTGCCACAGCCACCGCCAGAgccctcctcctggctctgcATCCTGGGGCTCACAGAAGGGGGGCTGGG CCGCTGGGGAGCATCTGGGCCTCGAAGTCCTCTGTGATCAACTGCGCAGGGCTTACTGGGCCCCCTGCCAGCCCCGAGCCCTCTGCCAGCCCCAACACGGAGATCCGGTGCCTGAGCCAG ACTTCAGAGAAAGATGGAGCCTCTTTGCAGGACCCCGAGGGAGCCATGAGCCCGGGACCTCCCCTCCCCAAGTCTGGGGAAGAGCTGGACTTCTCAAAGATCATCTCAGTGTAGCTGCAGAACACCCTCCGTGA
- the CD300LG gene encoding CMRF35-like molecule 9 isoform X7 codes for MQPLVLLFWGGLVLPGCTALVGPKEIRGFEGDTVSLQCTYGEELKMNKKYWCKEAGLLISRCSGTIFSGEYGQDGRVSVHDSPQELKFKVTLRNLTLKDTGKYWCGVQRVGFDKSFLVSLSVFPASSGLHLTVTTAKQGKTGTKASPFPGTSLYKHTAASPYTGTSLYAKTSHHPTTSPYSGTSSHPTTSLYARTSHHPTTSPYAGTSSHPTTSLYARTSHHPTTSPYAGTSSYPTTSLYARTSAHPANYPPAGTSRPATQLDSTSAEEASFVPSSSSSEPRVSIPMIRILAPVLVLLALLLATGLAALGSYVLRRRREAQRDTETQKKEKIHLSHQTSEKDGASLQDPEGAMSPGPPLPKSGEELDFSKIISV; via the exons ATGCAGCCACTGGTCCTGCTGTTCTGGGGCGGCCTCGTGCTCCCAG GTTGCACAGCCCTGGTGGGCCCGAAGGAGATCAGAGGGTTCGAAGGTGACACTGTGTCCCTGCAGTGCACCTACGGGGAAGAGCTGAAGATGAACAAGAAATACTGGTGCAAGGAGGCTGGGTTACTGATCTCCCGCTGCTCTGGGACTATCTTCTCGGGAGAATATGGCCAAGATGGCAGGGTGTCCGTCCACGACAGCCCCCAGGAACTCAAGTTCAAGGTGACCCTGAGGAACCTCACCCTGAAGGACACGGGGAAGTACTGGTGTGGGGTCCAAAGAGTGGGCTTTGATAAGTCTTTCTTGGTCTCTCTGTCCGTCTTTCCAG CTTCTTCTGGTCTCCACCTGACAGTCACCACAGCCAAGCAGGGGAAGACAGGGACCAAGGCATCTCCGTTCCCAGGGACCTCCCTGTACAAGCACACAGCAGCCTCTCCGTACACAGGGACCTCTCTGTATGCAAAGACCTCTCATCACCCAACAACCTCTCCGTATTCAGGGACCTCTTCTCACCCAACAACCTCTCTGTATGCAAGGACCTCTCATCACCCAACAACCTCTCCGTATGCAGGGACCTCTTCTCACCCAACAACCTCTCTGTATGCAAGGACCTCTCATCACCCAACAACCTCTCCGTATGCAGGGACCTCTTCTTACCCAACAACCTCTCTGTATGCAAGGACCTCTGCTCACCCAGCAAACTATCCTCCTGCAGGGACCTCCCGCCCAGCTACCCAGCTGGACTCCACCTCAGCAGAGGAAGCCAGTTTTgtccccagcagcagcagctccgaGCCCAG GGTGTCCATCCCGATGATCCGCATCCTGGCCCCTGTCCTGGTGCTGCTGGCCCTGCTGCTGGCCACAGGCCTGGCTGCCCTCGGCAGCTACGTGCTCCGGCGGAGGAGGGAAG CTCAACGGGATACGGAGACACAGAAGAAGGAGAAGATCCACCTCTCCCACCAG ACTTCAGAGAAAGATGGAGCCTCTTTGCAGGACCCCGAGGGAGCCATGAGCCCGGGACCTCCCCTCCCCAAGTCTGGGGAAGAGCTGGACTTCTCAAAGATCATCTCAGTGTAG
- the CD300LG gene encoding CMRF35-like molecule 9 isoform X5, which yields MQPLVLLFWGGLVLPGCTALVGPKEIRGFEGDTVSLQCTYGEELKMNKKYWCKEAGLLISRCSGTIFSGEYGQDGRVSVHDSPQELKFKVTLRNLTLKDTGKYWCGVQRVGFDKSFLVSLSVFPASSGLHLTVTTAKQGKTGTKASPFPGTSLYKHTAASPYTGTSLYAKTSHHPTTSPYSGTSSHPTTSLYARTSHHPTTSPYAGTSSHPTTSLYARTSHHPTTSPYAGTSSYPTTSLYARTSAHPANYPPAGTSRPATQLDSTSAEEASFVPSSSSSEPRVSIPMIRILAPVLVLLALLLATGLAALGSYVLRRRREAQRDTETQKKEKIHLSHQPLGSIWASKSSVINCAGLTGPPASPEPSASPNTEIRCLSQTSEKDGASLQDPEGAMSPGPPLPKSGEELDFSKIISV from the exons ATGCAGCCACTGGTCCTGCTGTTCTGGGGCGGCCTCGTGCTCCCAG GTTGCACAGCCCTGGTGGGCCCGAAGGAGATCAGAGGGTTCGAAGGTGACACTGTGTCCCTGCAGTGCACCTACGGGGAAGAGCTGAAGATGAACAAGAAATACTGGTGCAAGGAGGCTGGGTTACTGATCTCCCGCTGCTCTGGGACTATCTTCTCGGGAGAATATGGCCAAGATGGCAGGGTGTCCGTCCACGACAGCCCCCAGGAACTCAAGTTCAAGGTGACCCTGAGGAACCTCACCCTGAAGGACACGGGGAAGTACTGGTGTGGGGTCCAAAGAGTGGGCTTTGATAAGTCTTTCTTGGTCTCTCTGTCCGTCTTTCCAG CTTCTTCTGGTCTCCACCTGACAGTCACCACAGCCAAGCAGGGGAAGACAGGGACCAAGGCATCTCCGTTCCCAGGGACCTCCCTGTACAAGCACACAGCAGCCTCTCCGTACACAGGGACCTCTCTGTATGCAAAGACCTCTCATCACCCAACAACCTCTCCGTATTCAGGGACCTCTTCTCACCCAACAACCTCTCTGTATGCAAGGACCTCTCATCACCCAACAACCTCTCCGTATGCAGGGACCTCTTCTCACCCAACAACCTCTCTGTATGCAAGGACCTCTCATCACCCAACAACCTCTCCGTATGCAGGGACCTCTTCTTACCCAACAACCTCTCTGTATGCAAGGACCTCTGCTCACCCAGCAAACTATCCTCCTGCAGGGACCTCCCGCCCAGCTACCCAGCTGGACTCCACCTCAGCAGAGGAAGCCAGTTTTgtccccagcagcagcagctccgaGCCCAG GGTGTCCATCCCGATGATCCGCATCCTGGCCCCTGTCCTGGTGCTGCTGGCCCTGCTGCTGGCCACAGGCCTGGCTGCCCTCGGCAGCTACGTGCTCCGGCGGAGGAGGGAAG CTCAACGGGATACGGAGACACAGAAGAAGGAGAAGATCCACCTCTCCCACCAG CCGCTGGGGAGCATCTGGGCCTCGAAGTCCTCTGTGATCAACTGCGCAGGGCTTACTGGGCCCCCTGCCAGCCCCGAGCCCTCTGCCAGCCCCAACACGGAGATCCGGTGCCTGAGCCAG ACTTCAGAGAAAGATGGAGCCTCTTTGCAGGACCCCGAGGGAGCCATGAGCCCGGGACCTCCCCTCCCCAAGTCTGGGGAAGAGCTGGACTTCTCAAAGATCATCTCAGTGTAG
- the CD300LG gene encoding CMRF35-like molecule 9 isoform X4 — MQPLVLLFWGGLVLPGCTALVGPKEIRGFEGDTVSLQCTYGEELKMNKKYWCKEAGLLISRCSGTIFSGEYGQDGRVSVHDSPQELKFKVTLRNLTLKDTGKYWCGVQRVGFDKSFLVSLSVFPASSGLHLTVTTAKQGKTGTKASPFPGTSLYKHTAASPYTGTSLYAKTSHHPTTSPYSGTSSHPTTSLYARTSHHPTTSPYAGTSSHPTTSLYARTSHHPTTSPYAGTSSYPTTSLYARTSAHPANYPPAGTSRPATQLDSTSAEEASFVPSSSSSEPRVSIPMIRILAPVLVLLALLLATGLAALGSYVLRRRREAQRDTETQKKEKIHLSHQLTDCPCCQEQAVLTASVFQPLGSIWASKSSVINCAGLTGPPASPEPSASPNTEIRCLSQTSEKDGASLQDPEGAMSPGPPLPKSGEELDFSKIISV; from the exons ATGCAGCCACTGGTCCTGCTGTTCTGGGGCGGCCTCGTGCTCCCAG GTTGCACAGCCCTGGTGGGCCCGAAGGAGATCAGAGGGTTCGAAGGTGACACTGTGTCCCTGCAGTGCACCTACGGGGAAGAGCTGAAGATGAACAAGAAATACTGGTGCAAGGAGGCTGGGTTACTGATCTCCCGCTGCTCTGGGACTATCTTCTCGGGAGAATATGGCCAAGATGGCAGGGTGTCCGTCCACGACAGCCCCCAGGAACTCAAGTTCAAGGTGACCCTGAGGAACCTCACCCTGAAGGACACGGGGAAGTACTGGTGTGGGGTCCAAAGAGTGGGCTTTGATAAGTCTTTCTTGGTCTCTCTGTCCGTCTTTCCAG CTTCTTCTGGTCTCCACCTGACAGTCACCACAGCCAAGCAGGGGAAGACAGGGACCAAGGCATCTCCGTTCCCAGGGACCTCCCTGTACAAGCACACAGCAGCCTCTCCGTACACAGGGACCTCTCTGTATGCAAAGACCTCTCATCACCCAACAACCTCTCCGTATTCAGGGACCTCTTCTCACCCAACAACCTCTCTGTATGCAAGGACCTCTCATCACCCAACAACCTCTCCGTATGCAGGGACCTCTTCTCACCCAACAACCTCTCTGTATGCAAGGACCTCTCATCACCCAACAACCTCTCCGTATGCAGGGACCTCTTCTTACCCAACAACCTCTCTGTATGCAAGGACCTCTGCTCACCCAGCAAACTATCCTCCTGCAGGGACCTCCCGCCCAGCTACCCAGCTGGACTCCACCTCAGCAGAGGAAGCCAGTTTTgtccccagcagcagcagctccgaGCCCAG GGTGTCCATCCCGATGATCCGCATCCTGGCCCCTGTCCTGGTGCTGCTGGCCCTGCTGCTGGCCACAGGCCTGGCTGCCCTCGGCAGCTACGTGCTCCGGCGGAGGAGGGAAG CTCAACGGGATACGGAGACACAGAAGAAGGAGAAGATCCACCTCTCCCACCAG CTTACAGACTGCCCCTGCTGCCAAGAACAGGCTGTTCTGACGGCGTCTGTGTTTCAGCCGCTGGGGAGCATCTGGGCCTCGAAGTCCTCTGTGATCAACTGCGCAGGGCTTACTGGGCCCCCTGCCAGCCCCGAGCCCTCTGCCAGCCCCAACACGGAGATCCGGTGCCTGAGCCAG ACTTCAGAGAAAGATGGAGCCTCTTTGCAGGACCCCGAGGGAGCCATGAGCCCGGGACCTCCCCTCCCCAAGTCTGGGGAAGAGCTGGACTTCTCAAAGATCATCTCAGTGTAG